A stretch of DNA from Shewanella sediminis HAW-EB3:
AAAATCTGCTCCTTAGTCACTATGCGAACGGCTCTGAATCAGGCAAAACTACTGGCAAAAAACCAGCAACACTAGCCAACCAAGAGATTATTCACCCGCAGAAGTCATAACACTGGCAGACTCTTCGATAGCCATCTGCGCCAGATCTTTATCGACGAAGAACAGGGCTTTGCCATCTTCACCGACTAAACGGATCTTATCGACAATTGACTTAAACAACTTCTCCTCTTCATGCTGCTCAGAGACATACCACTGAAGGAAGTTAAACGTAGAGTAATCTTGATTAGTGAAAGCCGCATGAGCGAGTGCATTAATCTTACTGGTGATCATCTGCTCATGTTCATAGGTGTATTCAAATAACGCCAACAAAGAAGCAAACTCTGACTGTGGTGCTTCGATTGCACCAAGCAATGGCATACCGCCAGTTTCACTAACATAAGTAAACAGACGATGCATATGCTGCATCTCTTCGTCTGCATGGGCGCGCATAAACTTAGCCGCACCTTCGAAACCTTTGTCTTCACACCATGCGCTCATCTGCAGGTAAAGGTTTGAAGAGAAAAACTCAACATTAATTTGAGCGTTTAATTGATCAATCATTGTTTGTGCCAGCATTTTAATTCCTATCACTATTTGGGCTAAGTCATTGTCATCAAGCTGGAGTGAAAATGCAATGAAATTTACTTAAACCACTGTTTCTTAAATACTAATAATTATCATTAAAGATTGTAAAACTTAGCCCAACACCACCTTAGTAACATTTGCTAACCAAATGATGCAGACCTGTTAACACTTACCTTCTACTATCTGTCATTAGAAAAATGACCTTCAAAGAAAGAGAGCCATTCCCACAGACTCTCTAAGTGTCAGGAAAGACAATGAATTTGACTCGAATAAGTACCCATAATCCCGCAGGCACCTTAGTCACCTTATTGCTG
This window harbors:
- the ftnA gene encoding non-heme ferritin, encoding MLAQTMIDQLNAQINVEFFSSNLYLQMSAWCEDKGFEGAAKFMRAHADEEMQHMHRLFTYVSETGGMPLLGAIEAPQSEFASLLALFEYTYEHEQMITSKINALAHAAFTNQDYSTFNFLQWYVSEQHEEEKLFKSIVDKIRLVGEDGKALFFVDKDLAQMAIEESASVMTSAGE